gatccatttgCCATCCATGGATCaaatccatttaaaacctgaaatcacctaaccaaatccagtccataccaatccatttgtttctataacccaatccaatccaatccaaaccatttgaagtaacaatccatttgcacccaaccaaagacaattcaaattaaaacccaacccatttaatccatttccatccaacccattagcaggcctagTTCCCACTCTACATTTTATCCTCTACTTAAAAGGCACTATGCACATTTGCATCAAGGTAAAACAAAAGGCAATATAGTAACTAAGCTAGAAGTCCCTCTCTTTCATGTGCTGAGTACATAGCTCTATCTTCTACCATTCAATCAACCGTGGACAAAAGATTGATATACTCTTATATTCACTAAGTCATTCTAGACCCTAATAGGCCAGGACCAAAAAGATGGTGCGTTTAGAACAGCTAGCTTGCAGGCTAGCACCCAGGAGAAACGGTAGTGGTAACAGTGCAATTGCGGGCTCCAACACTGCCACACCCATTGGCAACAGGAGACTGGAGCCATCTTGGTGCTGTGATGGCCTCCACCACAATAGTGGGAGGAGATACCATGTTCAGCTCAATAGGACCCtggaggaagggagcagaCGCAGGCAGTGACATTCACTGGTACAAATTTGAACGATGTTTCATGAAAAGGCTTTGATAATTAGGCAGCAATTTGGCCTGTAAACTATCATTCAATGGAAATGCCATAGAACAAAAGAATGCCTTTGATTAACTGTTGCCATTTTTTCGGCCCTAAGCTTTATCGTTCTAATATGTGTATTCTTAGAACAACCATGTCAGGTAAGGAACAAGCAGGTATTGTATAAAACTAGGAAAAATCCTCTTGCTGAAATAAAATGTGCAGGCTCAATATCATCTTGAAGATGCAATCATGCACTTGGTCAGCTCCACCCAAATTGGGATTGGAGCGAGCTGCAGTGATCTGGAAAAAATGAACTAGGGAGGTGGATCTGGGTTCCAGCAGCTACACTCCTAGAATTGAATTTAGGAGTTGGAGCCCTATCAAAAAGGTCCCCAAGAATTTCATGCCAAACTAAAGCAGCGCATATACAAGCACGGGTTAATCCATCAGATCACATGGGTTCCAAACCTACTCGCGGCGAATCAGCCTCGGTTCCCCTAGAGATCGCAACAACAGCACCGCCCGCGAACCGCGAGTCGACGATGGGTGGGGGGAGGggcaggagagagagagagagagagagagagagagtcggGAGCGCGCATACCTTGGTCGATCTCGAACTCCTCgaactcgtcgtcgtcctcgagGAGGTCCATcttggccgcctccgccttcgcgtccgccggcgccggggtcGCCATCACCGCGCGTTGCCCTGCGTAAGGCGGGCCGAGCAAATCGAGATGAGCGGCTACGCGGAGGAGGGATCGTGCGGAGgggggaggagcggcggccggcaaACCCACCTGAATCGCGTTCGCGTCGCGCGGGGAGGATGAAACCCTAgctgggaggaggaaggaagtGGGAGGCGGCGTTTGCTTGGCTTgtgcggcggaggggaggacgaGTCGAAGCGGTGCCGTCAAACCGACTTCGGCGAGAGATCCGGGGCCGCGTTTTTCTTCTCTACGcgtaatatgtttttattatgttCTCATTTGAGATAATGCTAAATTTGCTGCTGAGTCGAATCATTACGctaaaataattatcataaatcatataaaaataccgTTACAACTCTCATGTGAATGGTAccttgcaaaataaaataagcaattGGAAGTTTACAAAtaccttgtttttttaaaaaactttactGTCGTCAAGAAAATATAAGGAGATAATAATTTTAGGTACTTGATAAAGTATATGaagatattaaaattatacataaaaaatctGGTATATCTAGTTAGCCaagttttataatagaaaatagtccctccattcaaaaatatataagtatttttagaatttaaactttttaccataatataagcatttcaatAAGTTCGAAGCCAATCATATACGTAGAAAGtgaatataattaattcaaaatctaaaaattaatcactgaAGTGAgtaaaaggatttttttaaacatttctCAATCTATactaaataacatataaatatttatattttaaaacggagtTAATAGGTTACCTCCGATACTTCTCGATGGTAAAAAAtctcttgttttttcttttttgaaggGCGGTCTTCTCAAACACAGATGGATAAGAAAGTAGCAATTTTATTCAGTACGTGCATGTTCGTTATTTTCTGTTGTCACAAATAATCATATATGGTTCAATTTGCTTGGAGATAagttctttatttatttaagttagAAAGGTTGTAATATTTCAACTCTTCGTAAGAATTCTAAAATcattattataagatgtttcggttctatctaaatttatctatatatcaataaatattGCACACTACTTTAAGTAGTGATCTCATAATCCAACTATGATAGATCATTTTTTAACCAGTAGCTTCAGTGCGATGTATCCTCGGGTAGGATCTACGTTATCAACTCTTTCCATGCATGtttctccctcccctctctttcGCTTACTCCTTATGTGCCatttcctctcctctttcgATGATAACAGCGGCCTCGATCCGATGACAACGGTGGAAAGACGGGCTCGACGACATGAAGCTCCAGCGACTACGAGATAAATCTCCACCGCTATCACTTACTCCTATAGGCCCACGCAAGAGCACGAGGAACAGAGCCTCGATCTCTACAGCGTGAACCCTAGCTATGCACTTGCTCTACCCTCTGTGAGGCTCTTCGTGTGCCCTGCAGAAGACATGCGCGATCCTCAAGCCACTCACCTTACCCTCTCGCTCCTCCACAGCGATCAACGAACGTAACATGGTGAGACCACTCGTCACGTCTACCACACTCTGCTATCCTTAAAAACCATCAAATCAGCATCAATATCAACGGACCCCGCCTCATAACTTGTCCCAATCGGCCTGCCAAGAAACTCCCTGGCGTGGCCAGTGGGCGGAGCGGGCCGCGGGCCCCACCTCCCCCTAGTCTAAACGCGGCCCCCGCAAgagagcaagaaaaaaaaaactagccgttggacttcgccgcgccgcgccggaaAGCTGCCCGATCCAACGCGGCCAACGGCAACGGTCACCACCAATCCAATCCCCTCTCCCCTTTATATACCCCCACCCaccgcgcctcctcctcctcctcctcctctctctctcctctccggcTTCTCCCATCTCCTCCCTATCGCTCTCCACCGGCACACGATCTCGATTGATCCAGGAGATGGCGAGGGGCGAGAACACCGACGCGCACGGCACCGGCAACGTGCcccctgcggcggcggcggcgggggccgcggcgggagggaaGCAGGCGGGGGCGGGAGCGAAGGGGGCGGAGGGGCAGTCGGTGGTGCGGCGGCTGCAGTCGGAGCTGATGGCGCTGATGATGGGAGGGGACCCGGGGGTGTCAGCGTTCCCGGAGGGGGACAACATCTTCCAGTGGGTGGGCACCATCgccggctccgccgccaccgcctacGAGGGCACATCCTACCGCCTCTCCCTCGCCTTCCCCTCCGACTACCCCTACAAGCCCCCCAAGGTGCGCTTCGAGACCCCCTGCTTCCACCCCAACGTCGACGCCCACGGCAACATCTGCCTCGACATCCTACAGGACAAGTGGTCCTCCGCCTACGACGTCCGCACCATCCTCCTCTCCATCCAgagcctcctcggcgagcCCAACAACGACTCCCCTCTCAACACCCAGGCCGCCGCCCTCTGGCCCAACCAGCAAGGTACTACTGCCACCCCCCGCGTTCTCTGGATCGGGTTTCGCCAGTTTGTTTCTTGGTTCTGATCAGTTGCTGCTTTGCTTCTCTCTGTGCTCAGAGTTCAGGAAGATGGTGGAGAAGCTCTACAAGCCCGCGTAGATCGCGCTGATGCCGCGGCCTTCCGTTGAATCGGTGGATTCCTTCCGCCTCCTTGGGCTTGAATGCGATTGATGTTGCGTGTCGACTCGAACTTGGCGAGTCTTGACTGAAATTGTTCGATCTGTAATTGTTCTTGACTGTTGAATCATTCGTTtgtttcttcctctctctctcatcctgTTTCGATGTAACAGTGCTAGCCGTTTCCAAGATGGGCATACATTACTGAGATTTATGAGAAACAAATTCAAACGGATTGAAGTAAAAAAACACCCTTCTCTTCTATCCAGTGGTTGCATCACCGGCTGACAACGGGATTTCAAGCCCTGTCGGTATCACGGTTCTGGACAAAATTTTActgaatttgatcaaatttaatgtttgatatttgcaTTTGCAGAAAATCGTTCCAAATTTCAATCCGGAAATTAATTTCAACCCATATTGAAATGTCgaaaaagcataaaaaaacaatcagcTTTCATCAGCTTTGTCGAAAAAGCCTACGTATGCAGTTCGTTCTTCAGAATATCCGTACTGCAGattaaactgaaataaaaaggGAACCACATTTTGGCTCTCTAATTGCTCCCACCTGCTCTTTCGACGTAATTATAACAAATTTTGACAACGTTTCAGACAGGTAAATACAATTAGCAAATGCTTTGCAGAACAGCAAAACGGTGTTCACGCTTAGCTCAAAAAACTTGCAAAGTGCTCCCTCGGTTCCAGTAGCAACTGTACTAGATATGACATATACTAGTGCTAAAAACTTATACTTAAATTCATAGTGCTACGATATATTACATCTAATAATAGCTTAGAATGGATGAAGTGTTATTCAGCACGGTTATTAATCCAATTATTGTCATTGTAACATGCCCAAGCCATTTCCCACAAGCACCCattcaaaactcaaaaggaCCTGCTTGGGGAAC
This is a stretch of genomic DNA from Oryza brachyantha chromosome 1, ObraRS2, whole genome shotgun sequence. It encodes these proteins:
- the LOC102708099 gene encoding ubiquitin-conjugating enzyme E2 20-like, which translates into the protein MARGENTDAHGTGNVPPAAAAAGAAAGGKQAGAGAKGAEGQSVVRRLQSELMALMMGGDPGVSAFPEGDNIFQWVGTIAGSAATAYEGTSYRLSLAFPSDYPYKPPKVRFETPCFHPNVDAHGNICLDILQDKWSSAYDVRTILLSIQSLLGEPNNDSPLNTQAAALWPNQQEFRKMVEKLYKPA